GTGCATGCCGAAGTCCTCGGTGATGGACTTCATCTGCGCGAACGAGGGGCGTTGGACGGTCATGCGGGCGAGCCTTTGAACGGGGTCGTGCCGGGCGAAGAGGTCGGCGGCGGGCGCGGTGGCGCCGTTGGTCTTCGGTGCGGGGGCGGCCTTGGGCGCGGCTTTGGCGCTGCCGCCCTTGGCGTTGAGGCCGGTGAATTCGGCGATCAGCGGCGCGTCCTTGTAGTCCGCCCGGTCGATCACGCCGGCGACCTGGCCCTTGCCCAGCAGCACCAGCTTGTCCGACAGGTCGGTGATGAACTCGAGGTTCTGCTCCACCAGCAGGATCGACAGCCCGCGCCGCTTGGCGAGCTCGCTCAGCTTGTCCTCGATCATGTCGACGATGGAGGGCTGGATGCCCTCGGTCGGCTCGTCCAGCAGGACGAGCTGCGGGTCGGAGACGAGGCAGCGGGCGAGCGCGAGCAGCTGCTGCTCGCCGCCCGACAGCGCGCCGCCCGGCCGGTCGAGCAGGCGTTCCAGCTGCGGGAACTCGGCGAGCATCGCCTCGACGGCGGCCTCCTCGTCCTCCGCGCCGTGGGCGGCGATCCCCATCCGGAGATTGTCGCGCACGGAGAGCGTCGGGAAAATGCCGCGCCCCTGCGGCACGTAGCCGATGCCGAGGCGGGCGCGGGTGTGGCTCTTGTCGCGGGTGATGTCCATCCCGTCGAAGTGGATGGAGCCGCCGGTCGCCGGGACGAGGCCCATGAGCGTCTTCAGAAGGGTCGTCTTGCCCATGCCGTTGTGGCCGAGCACGCCGACGATCTCGCCTTCCCCCACCCACACGTCGACCCCGTGCAGCACCGGCACGCGGCCGTAGCCGGCGCGAAGGCCCTTCACGTGGAGCAGCGAGGACGACGCGCCGCTACGGCTCCGCGCCTCGGGCGCCAGCGCGGTCAATGCTTGTGCCCCAGGTAGACGTCACGCACCGTCGGGTCGGCGGACACCTCGTCCATGGTCCCCTCGATCAGGATGGCACCGCGGTGGAAGACCGTCACCTTCTGCGCGATGGCGCGGATGAAGTTCATGTCGTGCTCCACGACGATCAGCGTCGCCGTCTCGTTGATGCTCTTGATGAGCTCGGCGGTGAACTCGGTCTCCTCGTCCGTCATGCCGGCGGCGGGCTCGTCGAGGAGCACCAGCCACGGCTCGGCGGAGACGACCATCGCCAGCTCGACCCATTGGCGCTGCCCGTGCGCCAGCGCCCCCACCTGCCGGCGGCGGATGTCGCCGAGGCGCACGCGCTCGATGGTCTCGGCGGTGAGGGCCTGGGCGCGCCGGTCGGCATGGAAGCGGCGGGAGGCGAGCCAGATGTTCTCCTCCACGCTGAGCGAGTCGAAGACGTTGGGAACCTGCGTCTTGATGCCGACGCCCAGCTCCGCCACCTCGTGCGGGTCGGCGCCGGTGGTGTCGACGTCGCGGATGGTGACGGTGCCCTCGGTCGGCTTCAGCTGCCCCGTGAGGCACTTGAAGAAGGTCGACTTGCCGGCGCCGTTGGGGCCGATGAGGCAGCGCAGCTCCCCGGAGGCGAGGCGGAAGTCGACGCTCTCGTTCGCCACCACGCCGCCGAAGCGCATGGAAAGGTCGCGTGTCTCGAGGACGGTTTCGCGGCGCGTACGGGCCATCACATCACTCCGCCGGTTGCACGCTGCGGCGCGCCCCGCCGCGCGCCCGGCGCCGCGCGGCACGGCCGGAGCGGCGGGTCCAGCGCCGGCCGGCCAGCTCGATCACCGTCGGCACCACGCCCTTGGGCAAGAGGAGCACGAAGCCGATCAGCACCAGGCCGAGCACCATGTTGGCGTTGACGGTCTGCTGCGTGCCGAGCTTGGACGTCAGCCAGAAGATGCCGAACGCGCCCAGGATCGGGCCGATCAGCGTGCCGCGACCGCCGACGATGACCCAGATGATCACCTGCGCCGCATAGGAGAGGCTGAAGAGATCCGGCGTCACGCGGCCGATGCCGTTGGCCATCAGCACCCCCGCGAGGCCGGCGAGCCCGCCGCCGATGGCGAAGAGGCCGAGCTTGTAGACGCGCGTGTCGTAGCCGAGCAGCTCGGCCCGCGTCTCGTTCTCGCGGATCGCGACGCAGACGCGGCCGAAGTGCGTGCGCGTCAGCCAGATGCAGCCGAAATAGGCGAGGATCAGCGCGCCCATCGCCACATAGAAGAGATGCTGCGGGAACAGCATCGCCCCCGACCACGGCACCTGCAACGGCGGCGCGGAGGTGCCGTTGAAGCCGCCCAGCAGCGCGGTGCCGATCTTGTACTCGGGTCCCGAGGTGCGGCGGATCAGGTTGAAGAGGATCAGCGTCACCGTCAGCGTGATGACGCCGAGGTAGACGTCGCTGATGCGACCCCAGAACATGAAGTAGCCCAGGATCGCCGCCGCGAGTGCCGCCACCAGGATCGCGACGATCACCGCGCCGGTGGTGTCGCCGAAGTTCTGGGCGGCGACGGCGTAGGCGTAGGCGCCGAGGCCGAAGAACGTCGTCTGCCCGAAGCACAGGATGCCGCCGTAGCCCCAGACGAGGCCGAGCGAGAGCGCCAGTACCGCGAGCGCGATCGCCGTCGTGAGGTTGATGATGGTGAAGAGCTGGAGCACCTGCGGCGCCCCGAACATGAAGACGAGGCCGATGACCCCGACGGCGATCAGCCGCCCTTTGTCGGACCAGCGGTTCACAGGCTGCGCCGGAAGAAGCGGCCGGTGATGCCGGTGGGGAGGAGCCGCAACAGGATGATCGCGGCGACGAGCAGTGCCACCTCGCCCACCGTGGGGCCGGTGATGAAGGTGATGACCTGGTTGATGAAGCCGAGCAGCGCCGCGGCAGAGGCCGTGCCCGCCAGCATCGCCGCCCCGCCGGATATGACGGTGATGAACGCCTTGGCGATGTAGGCCGCGCCGATGGTCGGCACCACACCGGTGATCGGCGCCAGCAGCGCGCCGGCCAGCCCCGCGACGGCCGAGCCGAGCCCGAAGGTGATCATGTAGATGGTCGACGTCGACACGCCGAGCGCGGCCGCCATGTCCGGCCGCTGCATGGTGCCGCGCGCCAGGAGGCCGAGCTTGGTGAACTTCATCACCGCGAAGACGATCGCGAACAGGATGATCGTGAAGACGATAAGGAGGAGTTCGTAGCCGGACGTGTAGAACTCGCCGATGTGCAGCGCGCCGACCGGGGGCGACACGGTGGTCGACGTGGTGGGGCCGAAGATCGTCGTCACCAGGCCGATGAGGAAGAGCGACAGGCCCCAGGTGGCGAGCAGCGTGTCGATCATGCGCCCGTAGAGGAAGCGGATCAGCACCCGCTCGACGATCACGCCGATGAGGCCGACCACCACAGGCGCCAGCACCAGCATGGCGAGCCACAGGTTGACGCCCGCGTTGGTGGCGACGACGACGGTGTAGCCGCCGAGCATCAGGAACTCGCCGTGTGCGAGGTTGATGACGCGCATCATCCCGAAGATGATCGCGAGGCCGAGGCCGATGAGCGCGAGGTTCGCTATCCCGTAGGCGACCTGCAGGACGATGACGGCGGCGTAGTCCACCCGGTTCTCCGTGACGCGGAAGCGGTGCGGCGGCAGGACGCCGCCGCAGAGGACGACGGCCCGAGGGCCGCCGGAGGCGCGGTTACTCGATGCCGGCCGCGGCGAGGCCGTTCTCGAAATAGAAGGTCGACTGGTTGGGGTTCTCGTCGAGATCGCAGACGAGCAGCGTGTCCGCCGGCGGCTGGTTCTCGAACTCCTCGATGATCTCGATCTTCTGGTTCTTGATCTCGCCGATGTAGACGTTCTGCAGCGCGTGGTTCGTCTTCGGCTCGATCGTCACCGTGCCGGACGGGCCGGCGTAGCCGACCGGGCTGCGCAGCGCCTCGATCACAGCGGTGCGGTCCTTGGTGCCGGCCTTCTTCACCGCCTCGGCCCACAACATGACGCCCTCGTAGGAGCGGGCGGTCGCCTCGCCGATATAGGGGATCTCCTCGGAGGAGGACGCGCGCAGCTTCTCGACGAACTCGGCGTTGGCGGGCGTGTCGATCTCCTCGAAGTAGGCGTAGGCGAGGAGCATCCCCTCCGCCGCCTCGGGCGAGACGAGGAGGTGCTCACCGCCGAGCGCGAACGTCGTCGAGGCGAGCGGGATCTGCGTCGTCAGGCCCGCGGAGGCATACTGGCGGTAGAACGAGATGTGCGCCGCGCCGACGAGGGCCGACATAACGAAGTCCGGCTTGGCCGCCTGGATCTTCTGGATCGACGGGCCGAAGTTGGAGACGTCCAGCGGGAAGAACTCGATGTCGACCGTCTCGCCGCCGTTGTCCTCGACGTACTTTTTCACCCACTGGGCGGTGATCTGGCCGTAGTTGTAGTCGGCCGCGACGACGTAGACCTTCGGGCCGAACTTCTCCATCGCGTAGGGGACGAGCTTTTCGACCGTCTGCGCCGGGGTGGAGCCGGTGCAGAAGTTGTTCATGTCGCACACCCCGCCCTCGTAGAGCGTGTTGTAGAAGTAGAGCGACTGGTAGCGGTTGAGGAGCGGACGGATCGCCTCGCGCGAAGCGGAGGTGATGCCGGCGTGGACGACGTCGGCCCGGTCGCCGGCCGCGGCCTGGGTGGCGAACTGGGTGTAGAACTGGATCGTCGTCTGCGGATCGTAGGAGATCAGCTCGATCTCCGCGCCGTTGAGGCCGCCGGCGGCATTCAGCTCGTCGACCGCCATCTTGGTCGCCGCCAGCATCGGCCGGCCGAGCAGGTCGAGCCCGCCGGACTGGTCGAGGATCGCCGCGAGCTTGATGGTGTCGTTGGCGGCAGCGCGGCCGACGATGCCGGGGGCGGCCAGCACCAGCGATGCGGCGGATGCGCTCTTGAGAAGAGTGCGGCGGTTGATCGTCATCGGAAGTCCCCCTCTGGGTGCGGCGTCGCTCACTCGGCCGCCTCGCTGCTCGTGCCTTTTTTGCCCGACGGCTTGGTGCCGGTGGCGCTGCCGGCCGGCTTGGTGGCGCCGGTCGTCTCGCCGGTCAGCCCGCCCGTCAGACCGCTGGTGACGCGGTCCATGCTGCCGGCGATGTTCATGCCGATGTCCTCGCCGAGCTTCTGGACGGCGGGGAGTTGCAGCGCCATCGACAAGATCCCGTCGACGACCTGGTTGACCATCGGCCCGCCACCACCGCCGTACTCGCCGCCGCCGCCGCCGTGACCGTTGGCGACGGGGCCGAAGCCGGAGACGTGGTTGATGCGGATGGAATCGATTTTCTCGGCCGGCTTGACCATCTCGCGCACCACCTCCGGCAGCGCCTCGACCTTGGCGAGGTCGAGCTTCATCTTGATGATCGCGTCCGACTGGGCGTTCTCGGCGGCGTAGAGCGCGCTCTCGCCCTCGGCCTTGGCGAGGAGCTCGGCCTTGATCGCCTGGGCCTTGGTGTGCATCGCCTCGGCTTCGGCGGCGGCCATCGCACGCACCGTGTCGGCTTCGGAGGCGACGCGGGTGTCGTCCACCTCGGCGGCCTCCTTCGCCTTGATGACGGCGAGCGCGCGGATGCGTTCGGCGACCGCGGTCTCGCGCGCGGTGTCCACCCCCTCGCGGGCGGTGGCTTCCTCGGCGATGGCGGCCTGGGCGGCGGCTGCGGCGGCCGCCTCCTCCGCCTTCTTGGCGGCGAGCTTGATCTCGGTGTCGTGCCGGGTCGACTGCACGGCGAGCTTGGATTGCAGCGACAGCTCGTCGATCTCGCGATCGGACTGGATCTGCTTGGCGCGCACTTCCATGTCGCGGCGGATGCGGGCGTACTCGCGCCGCTCCTCGGCCTCGGACTGGCGCTCGGCGGTCTCGGCCATCGTCTTGGCGCGCTGCACCTCGATGGCGAGCTGCTGGGTGAGCTGCGCCTCTTCCTCTTCCTGCTCGATGACGAGCTTGCGCTTGGTGGCGTCGAGGTGGGACTGGCGCACCGCGACGTCGGCCGAGTCCTCGATCTCGGCGCGCTCGCGGCGGTTGGTGGCGATCACCTCGGCGAGGCGGCGCATGCCGACCGCGTTGAAGGCGTTGTTCTGATCGAGCGCCGAGAACGGTGTCTGATCGAGCCGGGTCAGCGACACCGCCTCCAGGACGAGGCCGTTGGCGGCGACCTTCTCGGTCAGCTCGTCCTTCACCTCGGCGACGTAGCGGCCGCGGTTGTCCTGCAGCTCGTCCATCGTGTACTTGGCCGCGACCGACAGCAGCGCGTCGACGAGCTTGCCTTCGAGGAGATCCTCGACGTCGGATGCGCGCACCTTGCCGCCGAGAGCCTGGGCGGCCGTGGCGACGCCCTCGTCCGAGGGCTGGACGCGCACGTAGAACTCGGCGGTGGTGTCGATCCGCAGGCGGTCCTTGGTGATGATCGACCGCTCGCCCGCGCGCTCCACCTCGAGGCGCATCGTCTTCATGTTCACTTCGGCGATGCGGTGGACGATCGGCAGGCCGAGGGCGCCGCCGTCCAACACGACGCGCTGGCCGCCGAAGCCGGTCCGCACCAGCGCCGTCTCGCGCGTCGCCTTCACGTAGAAGCGATTGAGGAAAAGAATCGCCACCACGGCGATGACGAGGATCAGAAGTACGATGATCCAGCCCACGACGGCCCTCCACGTTGCAACGAGTGCTGCTGCAACGACCGTGCCATTTCACCACACCGCAAAACGATGGGACTCACCGCGCGGCGGGATGGCGTGCCAAATCCGGCGGCGGAACCGTCATGATTATTTATATAAATTCAACGCTTTACACCGCGAAGCGTCGACACCGGACCAACCATCGGCGTGTGAATTTTGGCATTCAATCAAACTCGGCGCAGGCGCCGCGGCGGTGAGAGGTCGACACCGGGGCCGCGAGGGTGCCTCCGCGCGAGGCATGAGCCGCCCTCGAGGGTCCGCATTCATAGGACATGAAGGCCCGGACCCGCGGCGAACGGCGCGCCGCTCCAACATATTATGAACAATATAGCCCTATTTAAACCATATATAATTCGCTACCTATGAAGTCATCGAATTAGGCCATGTCAGCTGATGGTGGAGCGTTGGAACCGGCTCCGTAGAGGGGCGCTGTCCAGGCGGACGCGAATCGCGCTCCTCGCCGCTATCGGCGCTATCCTCGGCGCGGGCGTTCCCATCACCCTCAGCATCGTCATCGCCCGCGACCTCACCTTGCGGGAGATGAACGGCCAACTGGAATCCTACGCCTCGCTGCCGGTGAAGCGCGCCCAACGGGCCTTCGCCGACGCCGCGCGCGTCCTCGACGACATGTCCGCCTACGCCGACTGCACCACCGAACATATCGAGGCGATGCGCCGCGTGGCGATGAGCGAACTCTTCATCGACGAGGTCGGCTACCTGCGCGGCGACGAGCTCGCCTGCACCTCATGGGGCTCCGTGGAGCCGGGGATCCGCCGCGCCGAGATCGACTTCGTCACGGCCGACGGCCTCGAGACCTCGAACCGGATCCTGCCGTCCGTCACCGGCGCGCGCGCGGCGATCGGCCTGCACAAGGGGGCGCACAACGTCCTCATCTCGCAGTTCCGACTGGTGAGCCTGCCGGCGCTCGACGGGGTGACCCTCGCCCTCGCCTACCGCACCACCGACGGCACCGCCTACCTGCTGAGCGAGCGGGAGACGGCGGCGAGTTCGCTCCTGCTGCGCGTCCTAGACGGTGCCCCGCTGCCCTATGGTGCGCGCACGTCCGAGCGGGGCCGCTTCATCGCCCTCGCCAGCTCGAGCCTGCCGCTCCACGGCGCCACCTACCGCCAGTTCATCCTTTGGATGCTGCCGATCGGGATCACGCTGGCGGCGCTCATCATCACCAACGTGATCTGGCTCTCGCGCCGGCAGCTGCGGTTCGACCGCCAGATCCTCGCCGCCCTGCGCAACGGTGAGATGCACCTCGTCTACCAGCCGATCATGGAGCTGCACACCGGCACCTGCATCGGCGCCGAGGCGCTCATCCGCTGGCAGCGGCCCGACGGGCACATCATGCGCCCGGACCTGTTCATTCCGGCGGCGGAGGACGAGGGCGTGATCGGCGAGGTGACGCGGTTCGTCTTGCGCCGCGTGCTGGACGACCTCGGCCCGCTGCTGCGCTCCACGCCCGAGGCGCACGTTGCGGTGAACCTCTCCGCGCAGGACATCGCCTCGGCGACCTTTTCCGGCTTCCTCGCCGCCGAACTGGATCAGGCCGGCGTCGCCGCGCGCAGCGTCCACCTGGAGGTGACCGAGCGCGCGCTGGTCGACCCGGTGAGCAGCATCGCCACCTTCGCCGCCCTCCGGCACGCCGGCCACCGCCTGTCGATCGACGACTTCGGCACCGGCTATTCCAGCCTGCAATACCTGCAAGACCTGCCGGTCGACGCGCTGAAGATCGACAAGAGCTTCGTCGACGCGATCGGCCGGGAGATGGCGCGGCGCGAGGTGATCGAGCACATCATCGACCTGGCGCTCTCGCTCAACCTCGGCATCATCGCCGAGGGGATCGAGACGCCGGTGCAGGCGGGCTTCCTGCGCGCCCACGGCGTCGGCCAAGGGCAGGGCTACCTCTACGCGCCGCCGCTGGCGCTCGACGCCTTCCTGCGCTTCTACGAGGCGAAGGCCAGGCACGACGGCAAGCGCGCCGCCGCCGCGACCCTCGCCAGCCGGCCGGCGCCCCGCGTGCTGGTCTGAGCGGCCCAGCGCGCCGGCTGCGTCGTTCTGGCACGTGAGAAATCATAAGCGCGCGACGACGCTCGGCCGCCATTTCGTTGGCATGGCATACAATCTGCTCTCCTCCCGCCACGACCCCCATCGAGGCATGAGGAGAGCACCATGAAGAGACGCGATTTCCTGGCGGGCGCCGCGGGCGCCACCATCGCGGCCGGCACGCTGGCCACGCCCCACGTCGCCAAGGCGCAGTCGACCTTCTCCTGGAAGATGACCAACGCCTACGGCCCCGGCTCGCCCTACTACGTGGAAGGTCCCGGCAGCCCGACCGACTTCTGCCGGAAGGTTGCCGCGCTCTCGGGCGGGCGCCTCACCATCCAGCACTTCGCCGCCGGCGAGCTGATCCCGGCGCTGGAGGGCTTCGACGCGGTACAGAACGGCGTCGTCGAGATGAACGCCGCCAATGCCTACTTCTGGGCCGGCAAGATCCCCGCGGCCCAATATTTCACCACCGTCCCCTTCGGCATGGACGTCAAAGGCACCAACGCGTGGATGTACCACGGCGACGGCATCAAGCTGTGGCACGAGATGTACGAGCCGCTCGGCCTGATCGCCTTCCCGATGGGCAACACCGGCGTGCAGATGACCGGCTGGTTCCGCAAGGAGATCACCTCGGTCGCCGACTTCGACGGCCTGAAGATGCGCATCCCCGGCCTCGCGGGGAAGGTCTACGCCAAGCTCGGCGTCAACGTGCAGCTTCTCCCCGGCGGCGAGATCTTCCCGGCGCTGGAACGCGGCGTGATCGATGCGGCGGAGTTCGTCGGCCCCTATCAGGACCGCCGCCTCGGCCTGCAGAAGGCCGCGAAATACTACTACACCACCGGCTGGCACGAGCCCAACAACGTCACCGAGCTTCTCATCAACAAGGCCGCCTGGGACAGCCTGCCGGAGGATCTGCAGACGATCGTCACCTCGGTCGCGGCCGAGTGCAATCTCGTCAGCAACGCCTGGTGCGACGCCACCAACGCCGAGGCGATGGTCGACCTCGTCGAGAACTTCGGCACCATCGCACAGCCGCTCCCCGACGACGTGGTCGCCGAGCTGAAGACGCTCACCGAGGAGACGCTCGCCGAAGGCGCGGCCGCCGACCCGCAGACCCAGACGGTCCACGACAACTATTTCGCCTTCAAGAAGCAGTATGCCGCGTGGGCCAACCAGTCGCTCCAGCCGCTGCTGCCGCTGCTCTACTCTTGAGCGCCCTGGTGAAAATCGCGGACGGGGCCGAGCGCCTCGTCCGCATCGTCGGCGAGATCGTCGCCTGGACGGGGCTCGCGATGGTGCTCCTGATCGCCTTCAACGTCATCGCCCGCTACTTCTTCTCCTACGGCCTGGTGGCGTTGCAGGAGCTGGAATGGCACCTGATGGCCGTCGGCGCCCTCTTCGGCATCACCTACGCGCTCAACCGGCGCGAGGAGGTGCGGGTCGACGTCCTCTATGCGCGCTTTCCGCAGCCCGTGAAGCTCGCCATCGACGCTCTCGGCGCTCTGCTCCTCGGCCTCGTCGCGCTGAAGATCGCACAGCTTTCGGTCGGCTTCGTCACCCGCAGCTACGCGCTGGGGGAAGGCTCGGCCGACCCCGGCGGTCTGCCGGCGCGCTATGCGCTCAAGGCGATGATTCCGACCGCCTTCGTGCTCCTCGCCATCCAGGCCTTCGCCCGCTTGGTGCACGACATCGCCGCCCTCGCCGCCCCCCGTCCAGACACGGCCGGACACTGACCCATGCCCGTCAACGAGATGCTGGCGCTCGGCATGATCGGCGCCTTCTTCGCGATGCTGCTGATCGGCTTCACGGTGCCGGTGTGCCTCGCCGTCACCGGGTTCGTGTTCGGCTACCTCGGCTTCGGGGGCATGCTGTTCGGGCTCCTGCCGGCGCGCGTCTTCGGCGTCGTCACCAACTACACGCTCCTCGCCCTGCCACTCTTCATCTTCATGGGCATCATGCTCGAGCGCTCCAAGATGGCGGAGGACCTGCTCGACGTGATCGGCCTCGCCATGGGCGGCCTCAAGGGCGGCATGGCGCTGGCGATCATCATCGTCGGCGTGTTGATGGGCGCGGCGTCGGGCGTCGTCGGCGCGACGGTGGTGACGATGGGGCTCATCGCCCTCTCCCCCCTCCTGCGGCGCGGCTACGATGCCGGGCTCGCCTCCGGCGTCATCTGCGCGTCCGGCACGCTGGGGCAGATCATCCCGCCGAGCCTGGTCCTGATCCTGCTGGCCGACATCATGGGCGAATCGGTCGGCACGCTGTTCGCGGCGGCGCTCATACCGGGGCTGATGCTGGCTGGGCTCTTCGTCGCCTACGTCCTCGTCCTCGGCCTCGTCAGCCCTCACAAGATGCCGGCGATCCCGCTGGAGGAGCGGCGCCGGACCTCCGGCCGCGCGCTAGCCGTCAAGCTCCTGACGGTGGTGGTGCCGCCGCTGGCGCTGATCCTGGTGGTGCTGGGGTCGATCATCGGCGGCGTCGCGGCGCCCACGGAAGCGGCGGCGATGGGCGCGTTCGGCTCCATCGTCCTGGCGCTGCTGTCGGGCCGGCTGACGTTCTCGCTGATGCGCGAGGTGGTGCGCGGCGCGCTCGTCACCTCGGCGATGGTGTTCTTCATCCTGATCTTCGCGCAGGTCTTCTCGCTCGCCTTCCGCGGGCTGGGCGGCGAGCGGCTGGTGCAGGACGCCTTCGCCTTCGTCCCCGGCGGACTCGACGGGCAGCTCCTCTTCCTGATGGCGCTCCTCTTCGTGCTCGGCTTCTTCCTGGAGTGGATCGAGATCTCCTACATCGCGCTGCCGCTCTTCCTGCCGGTCCTCGACCAGTCGGGCGTGGACCTCGCGTGGGTGGCGATCCTGATCGCGGTGAACCTGCAGACCTCGTTCCTGACCCCGCCGTTCGGATGGGCGCTCTTCTTCCTGAAGGGCGTCGCGCCACCGGAGGTGAAGACGGGCGACATCTACCGCGGCGTGATCCCGTTCATCCTGCTGCAGCTCGTCGGATTGGCGCTGGTCTTCCTGTTCCCCGCCACCGCGCTTTGGCTGCCGGACGCCATCGGCTGGTAGTCCCCGCGATCCGGCCGGCGCGGCCGGATCGCCCCGCCCGTCGCCCCCGGCCCGGCGGGTGCCGGTCGGGACGGCTTGCCCGTCGCTGACCGGCCCCGCCCTGCACCAGCCTCGCCCGCCCCTCACCCGCCCGGTCGAAGCCGGCCGCCCCCACCTATCCTTTGGGCGAAGGACCAGCGTCGCATCGGAATAGATGGCGTGCGAACGGTCGTGATCGCGGCGCCCGCGGCGTCGTCGCGCGCGCACGCAGCCCGCAGGACGCGGCGCGATCGCGCCTGCGCCCACCCTGTCGGGAGCAGCGCGCGACACCCGGCCAAACACAGTTTTCCCCATTGCGCCCGTAGTCCCGAGCGGCCGACCGCGCGACCTCTTCACCACCAGGCCGGCGCTCCATGCCCTGCCCGGGGGCTGATCGGTGGCCTCCCATACACGATCCATCGAGGGGACGAGACCGGACGGGGGATGCGACATGACCAACCGCTCGACA
This portion of the Acuticoccus sp. I52.16.1 genome encodes:
- a CDS encoding ATP-binding cassette domain-containing protein, which codes for MARTRRETVLETRDLSMRFGGVVANESVDFRLASGELRCLIGPNGAGKSTFFKCLTGQLKPTEGTVTIRDVDTTGADPHEVAELGVGIKTQVPNVFDSLSVEENIWLASRRFHADRRAQALTAETIERVRLGDIRRRQVGALAHGQRQWVELAMVVSAEPWLVLLDEPAAGMTDEETEFTAELIKSINETATLIVVEHDMNFIRAIAQKVTVFHRGAILIEGTMDEVSADPTVRDVYLGHKH
- a CDS encoding branched-chain amino acid ABC transporter permease, which codes for MNRWSDKGRLIAVGVIGLVFMFGAPQVLQLFTIINLTTAIALAVLALSLGLVWGYGGILCFGQTTFFGLGAYAYAVAAQNFGDTTGAVIVAILVAALAAAILGYFMFWGRISDVYLGVITLTVTLILFNLIRRTSGPEYKIGTALLGGFNGTSAPPLQVPWSGAMLFPQHLFYVAMGALILAYFGCIWLTRTHFGRVCVAIRENETRAELLGYDTRVYKLGLFAIGGGLAGLAGVLMANGIGRVTPDLFSLSYAAQVIIWVIVGGRGTLIGPILGAFGIFWLTSKLGTQQTVNANMVLGLVLIGFVLLLPKGVVPTVIELAGRRWTRRSGRAARRRARGGARRSVQPAE
- a CDS encoding branched-chain amino acid ABC transporter permease → MDYAAVIVLQVAYGIANLALIGLGLAIIFGMMRVINLAHGEFLMLGGYTVVVATNAGVNLWLAMLVLAPVVVGLIGVIVERVLIRFLYGRMIDTLLATWGLSLFLIGLVTTIFGPTTSTTVSPPVGALHIGEFYTSGYELLLIVFTIILFAIVFAVMKFTKLGLLARGTMQRPDMAAALGVSTSTIYMITFGLGSAVAGLAGALLAPITGVVPTIGAAYIAKAFITVISGGAAMLAGTASAAALLGFINQVITFITGPTVGEVALLVAAIILLRLLPTGITGRFFRRSL
- a CDS encoding ABC transporter substrate-binding protein, whose translation is MTINRRTLLKSASAASLVLAAPGIVGRAAANDTIKLAAILDQSGGLDLLGRPMLAATKMAVDELNAAGGLNGAEIELISYDPQTTIQFYTQFATQAAAGDRADVVHAGITSASREAIRPLLNRYQSLYFYNTLYEGGVCDMNNFCTGSTPAQTVEKLVPYAMEKFGPKVYVVAADYNYGQITAQWVKKYVEDNGGETVDIEFFPLDVSNFGPSIQKIQAAKPDFVMSALVGAAHISFYRQYASAGLTTQIPLASTTFALGGEHLLVSPEAAEGMLLAYAYFEEIDTPANAEFVEKLRASSSEEIPYIGEATARSYEGVMLWAEAVKKAGTKDRTAVIEALRSPVGYAGPSGTVTIEPKTNHALQNVYIGEIKNQKIEIIEEFENQPPADTLLVCDLDENPNQSTFYFENGLAAAGIE
- a CDS encoding flotillin family protein; its protein translation is MGWIIVLLILVIAVVAILFLNRFYVKATRETALVRTGFGGQRVVLDGGALGLPIVHRIAEVNMKTMRLEVERAGERSIITKDRLRIDTTAEFYVRVQPSDEGVATAAQALGGKVRASDVEDLLEGKLVDALLSVAAKYTMDELQDNRGRYVAEVKDELTEKVAANGLVLEAVSLTRLDQTPFSALDQNNAFNAVGMRRLAEVIATNRRERAEIEDSADVAVRQSHLDATKRKLVIEQEEEEAQLTQQLAIEVQRAKTMAETAERQSEAEERREYARIRRDMEVRAKQIQSDREIDELSLQSKLAVQSTRHDTEIKLAAKKAEEAAAAAAAQAAIAEEATAREGVDTARETAVAERIRALAVIKAKEAAEVDDTRVASEADTVRAMAAAEAEAMHTKAQAIKAELLAKAEGESALYAAENAQSDAIIKMKLDLAKVEALPEVVREMVKPAEKIDSIRINHVSGFGPVANGHGGGGGEYGGGGGPMVNQVVDGILSMALQLPAVQKLGEDIGMNIAGSMDRVTSGLTGGLTGETTGATKPAGSATGTKPSGKKGTSSEAAE
- a CDS encoding EAL domain-containing protein — translated: MVERWNRLRRGALSRRTRIALLAAIGAILGAGVPITLSIVIARDLTLREMNGQLESYASLPVKRAQRAFADAARVLDDMSAYADCTTEHIEAMRRVAMSELFIDEVGYLRGDELACTSWGSVEPGIRRAEIDFVTADGLETSNRILPSVTGARAAIGLHKGAHNVLISQFRLVSLPALDGVTLALAYRTTDGTAYLLSERETAASSLLLRVLDGAPLPYGARTSERGRFIALASSSLPLHGATYRQFILWMLPIGITLAALIITNVIWLSRRQLRFDRQILAALRNGEMHLVYQPIMELHTGTCIGAEALIRWQRPDGHIMRPDLFIPAAEDEGVIGEVTRFVLRRVLDDLGPLLRSTPEAHVAVNLSAQDIASATFSGFLAAELDQAGVAARSVHLEVTERALVDPVSSIATFAALRHAGHRLSIDDFGTGYSSLQYLQDLPVDALKIDKSFVDAIGREMARREVIEHIIDLALSLNLGIIAEGIETPVQAGFLRAHGVGQGQGYLYAPPLALDAFLRFYEAKARHDGKRAAAATLASRPAPRVLV
- a CDS encoding TRAP transporter substrate-binding protein, which produces MKRRDFLAGAAGATIAAGTLATPHVAKAQSTFSWKMTNAYGPGSPYYVEGPGSPTDFCRKVAALSGGRLTIQHFAAGELIPALEGFDAVQNGVVEMNAANAYFWAGKIPAAQYFTTVPFGMDVKGTNAWMYHGDGIKLWHEMYEPLGLIAFPMGNTGVQMTGWFRKEITSVADFDGLKMRIPGLAGKVYAKLGVNVQLLPGGEIFPALERGVIDAAEFVGPYQDRRLGLQKAAKYYYTTGWHEPNNVTELLINKAAWDSLPEDLQTIVTSVAAECNLVSNAWCDATNAEAMVDLVENFGTIAQPLPDDVVAELKTLTEETLAEGAAADPQTQTVHDNYFAFKKQYAAWANQSLQPLLPLLYS
- a CDS encoding TRAP transporter small permease subunit — translated: MKIADGAERLVRIVGEIVAWTGLAMVLLIAFNVIARYFFSYGLVALQELEWHLMAVGALFGITYALNRREEVRVDVLYARFPQPVKLAIDALGALLLGLVALKIAQLSVGFVTRSYALGEGSADPGGLPARYALKAMIPTAFVLLAIQAFARLVHDIAALAAPRPDTAGH